Within the Campylobacter sp. MIT 99-7217 genome, the region AAGTAAATACTGTCAAAATGAAGCCTTAAAAGCTTTGAAAGATTTGACTTCAAACTTAGCTCCTATTAGCAAAAATATAGTGATGACTTATAATAATACTTATAATTCTAATTCAAGTTCAAGCCAAAATAAGATAAAATTAGAAGAAATCAAAGCCCTATTAGAAGAATATGGAAAAACAAGGCTTTTTAAGCTTGATTTTAAGCCCTTTAGTGCTGGAAAAACAGAGTTTAAGGATCATAAGGAAATCATTTTTTTAAGTGAGTTAAGATGAAAGAAGCGACACTTTTTGATGAATTAGAGGATTTATCACTTTCTTTTGATTATCTGCGTTCGCCCTTTTTTTATGTGGGGGATAAATTTAAGCTCATGCCCCAGCTTTTAAATCTTTTTCCAAAACATATAAATACCTATATAGAGGCTTTTTGCGGAGGGGGAAGCTCTTTTTTAAATGTAAGGGCTAAGAAATATTTACTTAATGATAAAGATGAACATATCATAAATTTACACCGCTTTTTATCAAGCAAGGATATGAACTTTTTAGAGGAGCTTTTTAAGCTTATTGCTCATTATAAGCTTTCTTGTTCGCTTAAAAATATAAGTCCTGATTTAAGTATGAAAAAGGAATTTAAAAAGACTTATTTTGCTAGGTTTAATAAGGAGGCTTATTTAAATTTAAGGGCTGATTTTAATGCTGATAAAAAGGATCTAGCAAGGCTTTATTTGCTTTTGATTTACGGCTTTAACCGCTTTTTGCGTTTTAATGCTAAGGGAGATTTTAATCTACCTGTTGGCAATGTGGATTTTAATCTTAATGTTTTAAATGCTTTAAAATCTTATTTTTCCTTTATGAAAGGCAAAGAGCTTGATTTTTACAATCTTGATTTTGAGGATTTTTTAAAAAAACTTGATTTAAAAAAAGATGATT harbors:
- a CDS encoding Dam family site-specific DNA-(adenine-N6)-methyltransferase, with protein sequence MKEATLFDELEDLSLSFDYLRSPFFYVGDKFKLMPQLLNLFPKHINTYIEAFCGGGSSFLNVRAKKYLLNDKDEHIINLHRFLSSKDMNFLEELFKLIAHYKLSCSLKNISPDLSMKKEFKKTYFARFNKEAYLNLRADFNADKKDLARLYLLLIYGFNRFLRFNAKGDFNLPVGNVDFNLNVLNALKSYFSFMKGKELDFYNLDFEDFLKKLDLKKDDFIYLDPPYLISSSEYNKLWSEKEEKRLYEFLAKLNSKKLRFGLSNILRHKGKTNKLLEKFMQNYESFVIKSNYISFNDNSIKKDSLEVFIRNYKD